In Thermorudis peleae, a genomic segment contains:
- a CDS encoding decaprenyl-phosphate phosphoribosyltransferase encodes MTRHVEQTPTAQQSVTTVPQAVPSLWIDLLRSLRPRQWVKNAVVFAPLVFGAQLTHFSACLRAVLAAGAFCAVGSAVYLYNDWHDAEADRAHPLKRFRPIAAGRLRGRVVWSTFVVLLLLGAVLAIVVNVSLLLVLAAYLLLMVTYTRWLKHVVLIDVLVIAGGFVLRAVGGGVAVSVPMSPWLYMCTVLLALFLGFAKRRHELVLLDLAATNHRPILDDYPVALLDALLTVTAAATIMAYSLYTFSAPNLPSNHAMMLTIPFVLYGLFRYLYLVYRRESGGVPEQVLLNDLPLLISIVLWGLAALIVLYAPSLL; translated from the coding sequence ATGACACGGCATGTCGAGCAAACACCAACTGCCCAGCAATCAGTGACAACGGTACCGCAGGCGGTACCAAGCCTCTGGATTGACCTTCTTCGGTCTTTGCGGCCTCGCCAGTGGGTGAAGAACGCAGTAGTCTTTGCTCCGTTGGTCTTTGGTGCACAGCTAACCCATTTCTCGGCTTGCCTCCGTGCTGTATTGGCCGCGGGGGCATTTTGTGCCGTTGGAAGTGCGGTCTATCTTTACAATGATTGGCATGATGCTGAAGCAGATCGGGCACACCCGTTGAAGCGTTTCCGTCCAATCGCTGCTGGTCGATTACGTGGGCGAGTTGTCTGGAGCACCTTCGTGGTGCTGTTGTTGCTTGGCGCAGTGCTCGCCATCGTCGTCAATGTTTCTCTCCTCCTTGTTCTCGCTGCTTATCTCCTCTTGATGGTGACCTATACCCGATGGTTGAAACATGTCGTGCTCATTGATGTGTTAGTGATCGCTGGAGGGTTTGTATTACGTGCTGTTGGCGGCGGCGTTGCCGTTTCGGTACCCATGTCTCCCTGGCTCTACATGTGCACTGTGCTCTTAGCGTTGTTTCTGGGCTTTGCGAAGCGCCGCCATGAACTTGTGTTACTTGATCTGGCCGCAACCAACCATCGACCGATTCTCGATGATTATCCTGTTGCGTTACTGGATGCCTTGCTGACGGTAACTGCTGCCGCAACCATTATGGCGTATTCACTCTATACTTTCTCAGCGCCTAATCTGCCGTCTAACCACGCTATGATGCTCACGATCCCATTTGTTCTGTATGGGCTCTTCCGCTATCTCTATCTTGTCTATCGACGTGAGAGCGGTGGGGTCCCGGAACAGGTGCTGTTGAACGATCTCCCGTTACTGATCAGCATTGTTCTCTGGGGGCTTGCAGCGCTTATAGTACTTTATGCTCCATCCTTGCTATAA
- a CDS encoding Hsp20/alpha crystallin family protein, producing the protein MLIIRRQQQQDAGRAVREVAEFFESWIIGFRPLYRSQSGVWRPPTEVYEDDRGLVIRVEIAGVREEDISVVIDDTVLRISGVRRPRESGQRRTYYEMGIFYGPFATEVLLPFAIELDAVDAMYDQGFLEVVLPRVRTTRVVPLRITDSTAQEGTNE; encoded by the coding sequence ATGCTCATCATCCGACGGCAGCAACAGCAGGACGCAGGGCGAGCTGTCCGGGAGGTCGCGGAATTCTTTGAATCCTGGATTATTGGCTTTCGCCCGCTCTATCGCTCGCAGAGCGGTGTTTGGCGTCCACCGACTGAGGTCTATGAGGATGACCGTGGTCTTGTCATCCGCGTCGAAATTGCTGGTGTGCGTGAAGAAGATATCAGTGTCGTGATTGACGATACCGTCCTGCGTATTTCTGGGGTGCGCCGGCCACGTGAAAGTGGCCAGAGACGAACCTATTACGAAATGGGCATTTTCTATGGTCCATTTGCTACAGAAGTGCTCCTGCCTTTTGCGATAGAACTTGATGCGGTCGATGCAATGTACGATCAGGGCTTCCTCGAAGTCGTGCTCCCGCGTGTGCGCACGACTCGTGTTGTGCCCTTACGCATAACAGACTCGACCGCACAGGAGGGGACGAACGAATGA
- the lon gene encoding endopeptidase La, with protein MTEYERFNEEPEPTMGEGLGQDPEPGDLSESATQPERYILPILPLRNTVVFPMTVVPLAAGQPRSLRLIDDVASGDRTVGLVLQKDPKKEGAGPGEVYTVGTVASIHQMMRVPDGTVRLAVQGMRRMRIVEWVAEEPYLKALVEDYPETVEDTIEVKALMRTTLELFQRLVSLVSNLPEELVTAALNIDDPLHLVYLVASNLRMEPEERQQLLELDSAREKLLRLNAFMSRELDLLELGKKIQSEVQEEMARTQREYYLREQLKAIQRELGETSEQEAEINELRAKIEQSGMPEEARREAMRELDRLQRLPPAAAEYGVIRTYLDWLVSLPWNKSTEGEIDIAKARQILDEDHYDLEKIKERILEYLAVRRLRKERGETEGEPAREPILCFVGPPGVGKTSLAQSIARALGRAFTRMSLGGVHDEAEIRGHRRTYIGAMPGRIIQAIRRAGTNDPVFVLDEIDKVGADWRGDPASALLEVLDPEQNHSFRDHYLDVPFDLSKVMFIATANVLDTIPAPLRDRMEILTLSGYTDEEKLQIARRYLIPKQFRRHVLNPEDFEVTDEAILEIIQHYTREAGVRNLEREIASIARKLATRIAEGKEVPRVITPEEVHQFLGKRRFYYEELSERTAQPGVAIGVGVTPVGGDIMFIEATRMPGRGNLTITGQLGEVMRESAQAALSFVRSHAQAFGIDPDFMKDTDIHIHVPAGAIPKDGPSAGVTIVTALVSLLTGIPVRSDVAMTGEITLRGQVLPVGGIKEKALAAQRAGIKTFILPKRNELDLDELPSALRENMRFVLVDRIEDVLREAMPEEFQQRLAEAAHAGGERREVGEPIAAASEDRR; from the coding sequence ATGACAGAGTATGAACGCTTCAATGAAGAGCCTGAGCCCACCATGGGTGAAGGGCTGGGCCAGGATCCTGAACCTGGTGACCTGAGCGAATCAGCAACGCAGCCAGAGCGCTATATCCTGCCGATCCTTCCACTGCGGAACACGGTGGTCTTTCCGATGACGGTTGTGCCTCTTGCGGCAGGACAACCACGGTCGCTGCGGTTGATTGATGATGTCGCTTCGGGCGATCGCACGGTTGGACTCGTGCTGCAAAAGGACCCAAAGAAGGAAGGTGCTGGTCCCGGCGAGGTCTATACGGTTGGGACGGTTGCTAGCATCCATCAGATGATGCGCGTGCCAGACGGAACGGTGCGCCTTGCGGTGCAGGGCATGCGGCGCATGCGCATCGTCGAGTGGGTTGCTGAGGAGCCCTATCTTAAGGCACTTGTTGAGGACTATCCCGAGACTGTCGAAGACACCATCGAAGTCAAGGCGCTCATGCGCACGACGCTGGAATTGTTCCAGCGGCTGGTCTCGCTCGTATCGAACTTGCCCGAAGAGCTCGTTACGGCTGCTCTGAACATCGATGATCCGCTCCATCTCGTCTACCTCGTTGCTTCCAATCTGCGGATGGAGCCGGAGGAGCGACAGCAGCTCCTTGAGCTGGACAGTGCGCGTGAAAAGTTGCTGCGACTCAATGCCTTCATGAGCCGCGAACTTGATCTCCTGGAATTGGGTAAGAAGATCCAAAGCGAAGTCCAGGAGGAGATGGCGCGCACGCAGCGCGAGTACTACTTGCGCGAGCAACTCAAGGCTATTCAGCGCGAGTTGGGCGAGACGAGTGAGCAAGAGGCGGAGATCAACGAGTTACGGGCTAAGATTGAACAGTCCGGTATGCCTGAAGAGGCCCGCCGGGAAGCTATGCGCGAGCTTGATCGCCTCCAGCGCTTGCCCCCGGCTGCAGCAGAGTACGGCGTCATTCGAACCTATCTTGATTGGCTGGTTTCCCTGCCGTGGAACAAGAGCACGGAAGGGGAGATCGATATTGCGAAGGCGCGACAGATTCTCGACGAGGATCATTATGACCTCGAGAAGATCAAGGAGCGAATCCTGGAGTACCTCGCCGTTCGTCGCCTTCGCAAGGAACGCGGTGAGACGGAAGGCGAGCCAGCGCGCGAGCCGATTTTGTGCTTTGTTGGGCCTCCAGGCGTCGGCAAGACAAGCCTCGCTCAATCTATCGCCCGGGCGTTGGGACGAGCGTTCACGCGTATGTCGCTCGGCGGCGTTCACGATGAGGCTGAGATTCGTGGGCATCGCCGGACGTACATCGGTGCCATGCCCGGCCGGATTATTCAGGCAATTCGCCGTGCTGGAACCAATGATCCCGTCTTTGTCCTTGACGAGATCGATAAGGTTGGTGCCGATTGGCGTGGTGATCCAGCTTCAGCGTTACTCGAAGTTCTTGATCCGGAGCAGAACCATAGCTTCCGCGATCACTATCTCGATGTACCGTTTGATCTGTCGAAGGTAATGTTTATCGCGACAGCAAACGTACTCGACACGATTCCAGCGCCGCTTCGCGACCGTATGGAGATTCTGACCCTCTCGGGATATACCGATGAGGAAAAGCTCCAGATTGCGCGCCGTTATCTCATTCCGAAGCAATTCCGACGCCATGTGCTGAATCCCGAGGACTTCGAGGTGACTGATGAGGCGATCCTCGAAATCATTCAGCACTACACCCGTGAGGCAGGCGTGCGCAACCTGGAGCGTGAAATTGCTAGCATTGCGCGCAAGCTTGCCACACGCATTGCTGAGGGCAAGGAAGTGCCTCGCGTCATCACGCCGGAGGAGGTCCATCAGTTCCTTGGCAAGCGTCGCTTCTACTATGAAGAACTGTCAGAGCGCACTGCGCAGCCAGGGGTGGCGATTGGTGTCGGCGTGACGCCGGTCGGTGGCGATATCATGTTCATTGAAGCAACGCGTATGCCTGGTCGTGGCAATCTGACGATCACCGGTCAGCTCGGTGAAGTAATGCGCGAGTCAGCCCAGGCGGCCCTAAGCTTCGTGCGTTCGCATGCACAAGCCTTTGGGATTGATCCTGATTTCATGAAGGATACGGACATTCATATTCACGTCCCAGCAGGGGCAATTCCCAAGGATGGCCCGTCCGCTGGGGTGACGATTGTGACAGCACTTGTGTCGCTGCTCACTGGTATTCCAGTGCGCTCGGATGTCGCGATGACTGGTGAGATCACGCTGCGTGGGCAGGTGCTGCCCGTTGGGGGCATTAAGGAAAAGGCGCTTGCGGCGCAGCGCGCTGGGATCAAGACCTTCATCTTGCCGAAGCGCAACGAATTAGATTTGGATGAGCTTCCGTCAGCGCTGCGTGAGAACATGCGCTTTGTCCTCGTTGATCGCATCGAGGACGTGTTGCGGGAGGCGATGCCGGAGGAGTTCCAGCAGCGACTTGCTGAAGCTGCGCACGCTGGCGGCGAGCGCCGCGAGGTCGGTGAACCGATTGCAGCGGCAAGTGAAGATCGGCGGTAG
- a CDS encoding gamma-glutamyl-gamma-aminobutyrate hydrolase family protein, translated as MPLIGITVSLLAPEPPKQPYERYTLTAAYAHAIAAAGGEPILLPPLPTLATGSLLDHVDGILLSGGADIAPHRYGEETIHPTTYGIHSGRDELELQLVRAALARELPILGICRGCQVLNVAFGGTLYQDIPSMIASSLAHQQHEQGVPGDEPSHAVHLAEGSLLASIYGSTTVWVNSFHHQAVRQPGAGLIVSGRADDGIIEGLELPSAQFVIGVQWHPELMVEAHPEHRALFAAFVEAARTAQLARTISTPSSS; from the coding sequence ATGCCGCTTATCGGCATTACTGTTAGTTTACTCGCCCCCGAGCCACCAAAGCAACCGTATGAACGCTATACGCTTACGGCCGCGTATGCTCACGCCATAGCTGCAGCTGGAGGCGAGCCGATCTTGTTGCCACCGCTTCCGACGCTCGCGACCGGCTCGCTCCTGGATCACGTCGATGGCATTCTCCTCTCCGGTGGTGCAGACATCGCACCACATCGCTATGGCGAAGAGACGATTCATCCCACGACCTACGGGATCCACTCAGGACGCGACGAGCTTGAACTCCAACTTGTACGCGCGGCACTCGCACGCGAACTGCCAATTCTGGGCATCTGCCGTGGCTGTCAGGTACTGAATGTCGCCTTCGGCGGCACACTCTACCAAGATATCCCATCGATGATCGCTTCTTCGCTTGCCCACCAGCAACACGAGCAGGGTGTCCCTGGGGATGAGCCAAGCCATGCAGTTCATCTCGCCGAGGGCAGTCTTCTCGCGTCGATCTATGGCTCAACAACAGTCTGGGTTAACTCCTTCCATCACCAAGCCGTGCGTCAGCCTGGAGCAGGGCTGATCGTGAGTGGCCGTGCAGACGACGGGATTATCGAAGGACTTGAGTTGCCAAGTGCGCAGTTTGTCATTGGGGTGCAGTGGCACCCTGAACTGATGGTCGAGGCACACCCCGAGCATCGAGCTCTCTTTGCCGCCTTCGTTGAGGCGGCCCGAACTGCTCAGCTCGCACGTACTATCAGCACGCCCTCATCATCATGA